Proteins encoded in a region of the Peromyscus leucopus breed LL Stock chromosome 15, UCI_PerLeu_2.1, whole genome shotgun sequence genome:
- the Rgs4 gene encoding regulator of G-protein signaling 4 — protein MCKGLAGLPASCLRSAKDMKHRLGFLLQKSDSCEHSSSHSKKDKVVTCQRVSQEEVKRWAESLENLINHECGLAAFKAFLKSEYSEENIDFWISCEEYKKIKSPSKLSPKAKKIYNEFISVQATKEVNLDSCTREETSRNMLEPTITCFDEAQKKIFNLMEKDSYRRFLKSRFYLDLISPSNCGAEKQKAAKSSADCASLVPQCA, from the exons cGCAAAGGATATGAAACATCGGCTGGGCTTTCTGCTGCAGAAGTCTGACTCCTGTGAGCACAGCTCTTCACACAGCAAGAAGGACAAAGTAGTCACTTGCCAGAG GGTGAGCCAAGAAGAGGTCAAGAGATGGGCTGAATCACTGGAAAACCTGATTAATCATGAAT GTGGACTGGCAGCTTTCAAAGCTTTCCTGAAGTCAGAATACAGTGAGGAGAATATTGACTTCTGGATCAGCTGTGAGGAGTACAAGAAAATCAAGTCACCTTCCAAACTAAGCCCCAAGGCCAAGAAGATCTACAATGAGTTCATCTCAGTGCAAGCAACGAAAGAG GTGAACCTGGATTCTTGCACCAGGGAGGAGACGAGCCGGAACATGTTAGAGCCCACGATAACCTGTTTTGACGAAGCCCAGAAGAAGATTTTCAACCTGATGGAAAAGGATTCATACCGCCGCTTCCTGAAGTCTCGATTCTATCTGGATTTGATCAGTCCTTCCAACTGTGgggcagagaagcagaaagcagcCAAGAGTTCAGCAGACTGTGCTTCCCTAGTCCCTCAGTGTGCCTAA